A genomic region of Arachis hypogaea cultivar Tifrunner chromosome 5, arahy.Tifrunner.gnm2.J5K5, whole genome shotgun sequence contains the following coding sequences:
- the LOC112801546 gene encoding peroxisomal adenine nucleotide carrier 1 — MNVDLESLAEATSGAIGSLLSTTILYPLDTCKTKYQAEARSHGRQRYKNLSDVLLEAIANRQVLSLYQGLGTKNLQSFISQFVYFYGYSYFKRLYLEKSGYKSIGTRANLLIAAAAGACTAVVTQPLDTASSRMQTSDFGKSKGLLHTLTEGTWSDAFDGLSISLLLTSNPAIQYTVFDQLKQRALKNKQNKDDKASLSAFMAFVLGAISKSVATCLTYPAIRCKVIIQSANSEEANTKKEIKKQQKTISAVLYGIWKAEGILGYFKGLKAQILKTVLSSALLLMIKEKISATTWVLILAIRRFLLLPSPRVKNL; from the exons atgaacgtGGATCTGGAGTCGCTGGCGGAGGCCACTTCCGGTGCCATTGGATCACTCTTAAGCACCACCATCCTCTACCCTCTCGACACCTGCAAGACCAAGTATCAAGCTGAGGCTCGTTCCCATGGCCGCCAAAGATACAA GAATCTCTCTGATGTGTTATTGGAGGCAATAGCAAATCGCCAGGTGCTTTCGCTTTACCAGGGCCTCGGAACAAAGAATCTCCAGTCCTTCATTTCACAGTTTGTCTACTTCTATGGTTATAGCTACTTTAAAAGACTGTATCTGGAAAAGAGTGGATACAAGTCTATCGGAACAAGAGCAAACTTGCTAATTGCTGCTGCTGCTGGGGCTTGCACAGCTGTTGTGACTCAG CCCCTGGATACAGCTTCTTCAAGGATGCAGACAAGTGACTTTGGAAAGTCTAAAGGGCTATTGCACACCCTTACCGAAGGCACCTGGAGTGATGCTTTCGATGGCCTCAGCATTTCCTTGTTACTGACCTCTAATCCTGCAATTCAG TATACAGTGTTTGACCAGCTGAAACAACGAGCACTGAagaataaacaaaacaaagatgATAAAGCATCCCTTTCTGCATTTATGGCGTTTGTTTTGGGTGCAATTTCCAAGAGTGTGGCTACCTGTTTAACTTATCCAGCCATCAG GTGCAAAGTCATCATTCAATCTGCAAACTCAGAGGAAGCAAACACCAAAAAAGAGATTAAGAAACAACAGAAAACAATCTCTGCAGTACTCTATGGAATTTGGAAAGCAGAGGGCATATTGGGATATTTCAAAGGATTGAAGGCTCAGATTTTAAAAACCGTTTTGAGCTCAGCACTCCTCCTAATGATCAAGGAAAAGATTTCTGCCACCACTTGGGTTCTTATACTTGCAATTAGAAGGTTTCTATTACTCCCTAGCCCTAGGGTAAAAAACTTGTAA